The following proteins come from a genomic window of Chryseobacterium glaciei:
- a CDS encoding sugar O-acetyltransferase, which yields MTEKEKCAQGLLYNANYDQELIDERVKCKDLCHEYNQTKNSDTEKRNELIKQIIKHSKEQFLIEQPFWCDYGYNIELGENFYANHNLVILDCAKVSFGDNVFVGPNCSFYTAGHPINAIQRNEGLEYAHPISVGDNVWFGGNVVVLPGVSIGNNSIIGAGSVVTKDIPDNVIAFGNPCKVLREITEND from the coding sequence ATGACAGAAAAAGAAAAATGTGCACAAGGACTTTTATATAATGCCAATTATGATCAGGAATTAATTGATGAACGAGTGAAATGCAAAGATTTGTGCCACGAATACAATCAAACCAAAAACTCTGATACAGAAAAGAGAAACGAGTTGATAAAACAAATTATCAAACATTCAAAAGAGCAGTTTTTAATTGAACAGCCATTTTGGTGCGATTACGGCTATAATATTGAGCTTGGAGAGAATTTTTATGCCAATCATAATCTTGTGATTCTCGATTGCGCTAAAGTTAGTTTTGGAGATAATGTTTTCGTTGGTCCGAACTGTAGTTTTTACACCGCAGGACATCCCATTAATGCTATTCAAAGAAACGAAGGCTTGGAATATGCTCATCCAATTTCTGTTGGCGATAACGTTTGGTTTGGCGGAAATGTAGTCGTTTTACCCGGAGTTTCTATTGGAAATAACTCTATTATTGGCGCTGGAAGTGTTGTTACCAAAGACATTCCGGATAATGTGATTGCTTTCGGAAATCCTTGTAAAGTTTTAAGAGAGATCACGGAAAATGATTAA
- a CDS encoding YetF domain-containing protein, with product MLSTFLLNLNWKELLMGHEEWSFILEIILRTAIMFLTIIIGLRILGKRGVKQLSLFELVVIIGLGSAAGDPMFNKDVGIISSIIVFFVIILLYSIITHFIGKYKGFEQLLEGKSICLIENGEFAIDNFKKENLGSDEFFAELRLRGVSQLGQVETAIEEISGEISVFFYEDKDVKFGLPIMPNSLEKPLKKIEKDDYYACTFCGHTEIKTPGDTRKCSKCKKNEWIPASNKKRVT from the coding sequence ATGTTATCGACATTTTTATTAAATCTTAACTGGAAAGAATTATTAATGGGTCATGAAGAATGGTCATTCATTCTAGAAATCATATTGCGTACAGCAATCATGTTTTTAACCATCATTATCGGATTACGAATCTTAGGAAAAAGGGGAGTGAAGCAACTTTCGTTATTTGAACTTGTGGTGATTATCGGGTTAGGTTCGGCGGCCGGAGACCCAATGTTTAATAAAGATGTGGGAATTATTTCATCCATCATTGTTTTTTTTGTTATTATTTTACTTTACAGTATTATCACCCATTTTATCGGAAAATATAAAGGCTTTGAACAATTGCTTGAAGGAAAATCCATTTGTTTAATTGAAAATGGCGAATTTGCAATAGATAATTTTAAAAAGGAAAATCTAGGAAGTGATGAATTTTTTGCTGAATTACGATTGAGAGGTGTTTCGCAATTAGGTCAGGTTGAAACTGCGATCGAAGAAATTTCTGGAGAGATCAGTGTTTTCTTTTATGAAGATAAAGATGTAAAATTTGGCCTACCAATCATGCCGAATTCTTTAGAAAAGCCTTTAAAAAAGATAGAAAAAGACGATTATTACGCTTGTACTTTCTGCGGACATACAGAAATCAAAACTCCCGGAGACACCCGCAAATGCTCAAAATGCAAAAAAAATGAGTGGATCCCCGCAAGCAATAAAAAAAGAGTTACCTAA